Proteins encoded together in one Desulfosporosinus meridiei DSM 13257 window:
- a CDS encoding EamA family transporter, which translates to MSSILEVRPLVIALFSIVLGATGQFLFRLGMVEYGKVSVTGIWRQLGSIILTPAIFSGFACFGVSSILWLVVISRWELSYAYPLVSLGYVIAIMYGTLFLQEDLTLPKILGCLLILAGMSVLGLWGQT; encoded by the coding sequence ATGTCTTCAATTTTAGAGGTTCGCCCTTTAGTCATTGCTTTATTTTCCATTGTTTTAGGGGCTACAGGGCAGTTTTTATTTCGTTTAGGTATGGTTGAGTATGGTAAAGTTTCTGTTACAGGAATATGGAGACAACTGGGATCAATAATTCTTACTCCGGCAATCTTTAGCGGTTTTGCATGTTTTGGTGTGAGTTCCATTCTTTGGCTTGTGGTGATCTCGCGCTGGGAACTTAGTTATGCTTATCCCTTAGTCTCATTAGGCTATGTAATTGCTATTATGTATGGAACCCTATTCCTTCAAGAAGATCTGACACTGCCTAAGATCCTAGGTTGTTTGCTGATTTTAGCAGGTATGAGCGTATTGGGACTATGGGGGCAAACATGA
- a CDS encoding thiamine pyrophosphate-binding protein has protein sequence MTRWELEGQVKHYFADELEKDAEMTGAQFIVKFLEHKGVTQIYGIPGAAILPFYDAVLGQDLMRSISVRHEQTAIFMADGYARSTGKVGICAAASGPGATNFLTGLYSAYGDSVPLIAFTGQVETDLIGKEAFQEAPIVEMAKPVTKAAYLVTETDDLPRVMNEAWKLANMGRKGPVLIDIPVNIQLGQLKLNLKEYFKEEKQVPNNLGQATDSQLEIVYKMLEEAKRPVIMVGGGIAGRAAEDLVRLAQLLQIPVVSSILGKEGFPNYHPLYAGMVGTICQTPLGNKTISEADLIINLGGRFDYRSMGEITLLTEERKVINVNKEDDNLSESAPVDLTIVSDIKGFIQSFSSYILGCKYKPKTEAMDRIVALQKEKARIARQTNFTENPSKSLQAILEVRKGLRPDAIVALDSELSQLWASQLNEMYESRTFLITGCAGSKGWGLGASMGAQLAYPQRQVINIMEDASLSISLQELATAAKNLIPIVILVFNHDQSRQNGLDFVSAAKGLGVEAESVERINQIPGALTRGFSAYRPYLIEVMVNSEEQRLASSGGVA, from the coding sequence ATGACGCGCTGGGAATTAGAAGGACAGGTGAAACACTATTTTGCTGATGAGCTAGAAAAAGATGCTGAAATGACTGGGGCACAATTCATCGTAAAGTTCTTAGAACATAAGGGAGTGACTCAGATCTATGGGATTCCTGGAGCGGCAATTTTACCCTTTTATGACGCGGTGCTGGGGCAGGATCTTATGCGCTCGATTAGTGTAAGGCATGAACAAACTGCAATTTTCATGGCGGATGGATACGCTAGATCAACGGGAAAAGTAGGGATCTGTGCTGCTGCTTCAGGCCCTGGTGCAACTAACTTCCTGACAGGTCTATATAGTGCCTATGGGGATTCTGTTCCCTTAATTGCCTTTACTGGTCAAGTTGAGACAGATTTAATAGGAAAAGAAGCTTTTCAGGAAGCTCCAATTGTTGAAATGGCCAAACCGGTTACGAAAGCTGCTTATCTTGTCACAGAGACAGATGATCTGCCAAGGGTAATGAATGAGGCATGGAAGCTGGCAAACATGGGCAGGAAGGGACCTGTCTTAATAGATATTCCTGTTAATATTCAGCTAGGGCAGCTAAAGTTAAACCTGAAGGAATATTTCAAAGAAGAGAAGCAAGTGCCAAATAATTTAGGTCAAGCAACAGATAGTCAACTGGAAATAGTCTATAAAATGTTAGAGGAAGCGAAAAGACCTGTTATTATGGTTGGCGGGGGAATTGCAGGAAGGGCGGCGGAAGATCTGGTAAGGCTGGCTCAACTTTTGCAGATCCCGGTAGTTTCCTCAATCCTTGGTAAGGAAGGATTCCCTAATTACCACCCTCTTTATGCAGGAATGGTAGGAACTATCTGTCAAACCCCCCTGGGCAATAAAACAATTTCAGAGGCAGACCTTATTATAAATTTAGGTGGAAGATTCGACTATCGAAGTATGGGAGAAATAACTTTACTTACTGAAGAGCGTAAGGTTATTAACGTTAATAAGGAAGATGATAACCTTTCAGAATCTGCTCCGGTAGATTTGACAATAGTTTCAGATATTAAAGGCTTTATACAAAGCTTCAGCAGCTATATCTTAGGCTGCAAATATAAGCCTAAGACTGAGGCGATGGATAGAATCGTAGCCCTGCAAAAAGAAAAAGCAAGAATCGCTCGCCAAACCAATTTTACAGAGAATCCTTCGAAATCTCTGCAAGCGATTTTAGAGGTTAGGAAAGGACTCCGACCGGATGCAATTGTGGCGCTGGATTCTGAATTAAGTCAACTTTGGGCTTCACAATTAAATGAAATGTATGAGTCAAGAACTTTTTTAATCACTGGTTGTGCAGGCAGTAAAGGATGGGGACTTGGTGCATCAATGGGGGCTCAGCTGGCTTATCCCCAACGTCAGGTCATAAACATTATGGAGGATGCAAGTCTAAGTATTTCTCTTCAAGAGCTGGCCACGGCAGCAAAAAATTTAATTCCGATTGTCATCCTAGTCTTTAATCATGATCAAAGCCGTCAAAATGGATTAGACTTTGTTTCAGCAGCCAAAGGCTTAGGAGTCGAGGCTGAATCCGTTGAAAGAATTAATCAGATACCAGGTGCATTAACGAGGGGATTTAGTGCTTATCGTCCTTACTTAATTGAGGTTATGGTTAATTCGGAGGAGCAAAGGTTAGCCTCCAGTGGTGGAGTTGCTTGA
- a CDS encoding Nif3-like dinuclear metal center hexameric protein: MAVTVGLVAQVIEKIAPKSWAEEWDNVGLLVGSGSKPVERIMLTLDCTLDVIEEAKEYGAQLIVAHHPLIFRPLKNLRSDNAAAQVPLSLFKNDIAYYAAHTNLDQSRLSSSSILGELLELDKMEYLERVYDFNPNRNDTQEHGYGVSGYLRHPQKLSDLWSKFLDKLKQAQIYAQAYDLTGVRLAGSLDQEIRKVAIVNGSGGRFVPKALFKGADLLITGDVDHHAALDALEGGMAIGDLGHFLTEAPMLKLLKDFLSAEKALQGIEILVSSRNRSPWK; encoded by the coding sequence ATGGCAGTAACAGTTGGCTTAGTCGCCCAGGTGATTGAAAAGATTGCGCCAAAATCTTGGGCTGAAGAGTGGGACAATGTTGGCTTGCTGGTTGGAAGCGGATCGAAGCCTGTTGAACGAATAATGCTGACGCTGGACTGTACTTTAGATGTTATCGAAGAAGCTAAAGAATATGGAGCTCAGCTTATTGTAGCTCATCACCCGCTAATTTTCCGTCCCCTCAAAAACCTAAGATCAGATAATGCTGCAGCACAAGTTCCATTAAGCTTATTTAAAAATGATATAGCCTATTATGCTGCCCACACGAATTTGGATCAGTCCAGACTATCCTCCAGTTCCATTTTAGGAGAATTGCTGGAGCTGGATAAGATGGAATATTTGGAGCGAGTATATGACTTTAATCCTAACCGTAATGATACTCAGGAACATGGCTATGGAGTTTCAGGGTATTTAAGGCATCCTCAAAAGTTAAGTGATTTATGGTCGAAGTTTCTTGACAAATTGAAGCAAGCGCAAATCTATGCTCAAGCCTATGATCTTACCGGAGTTCGCTTGGCAGGCTCTTTAGATCAAGAAATTAGAAAAGTAGCCATTGTTAATGGAAGTGGAGGCCGTTTCGTTCCGAAAGCATTGTTTAAAGGAGCTGACTTACTGATTACAGGTGATGTAGACCATCATGCGGCTCTTGATGCTCTTGAAGGAGGAATGGCTATCGGAGATCTAGGACATTTTTTGACTGAGGCCCCGATGTTAAAACTATTGAAAGATTTTCTATCAGCAGAGAAAGCCCTTCAAGGAATTGAGATCTTAGTCAGTTCAAGAAATCGCTCGCCGTGGAAATAA
- a CDS encoding methyl-accepting chemotaxis protein — MTGAEISVTVNNGGKLSTNEAFSEGGTNGSVSHYSQNGESYLTSYAPLKDINDEEIGQYAITIKANESMAARNDLLRISIGILIASTLLAAIIGHIAAGSMIKPIVITSQLLKEVAAGDFRHEHKVDAKGEIGEMLKAYNEMIVGLRAHIQGTNASSEELALSTGQFSTNIDYLAKASEEITNGVQGVASMVQHVQANTKLMADSVKRMTEGIRGISGNSQGVYELSNQTAQKADSGVQKIESAVSQMNTILSQSKAMENEVILLENNSQKVGQITEVIAGIAAQTNLLALNAAIEAARAGENGRGFSVVAEEVRQLAEGATEAAKEIKTIVSEIQNEMENVTKSILTEAGAIAEGAKLVKNAGRSFVEIQEAALLVTDKAKNITTETKQLATESEEVVETIALSEKNVEQVSYNAQTIAAATEQQSASVQEVAGSISGLHEMAERLKELGERFQV, encoded by the coding sequence TTGACCGGTGCAGAAATATCCGTGACCGTAAATAATGGGGGAAAATTATCTACCAATGAAGCATTTTCCGAAGGGGGGACTAATGGCTCAGTCTCGCATTACAGCCAGAATGGTGAGTCCTATCTGACAAGTTATGCCCCGTTGAAGGATATTAATGATGAGGAAATCGGGCAGTATGCAATCACAATTAAAGCCAATGAGAGCATGGCAGCACGGAATGATTTATTGAGAATATCAATCGGTATCTTAATTGCCAGCACTCTATTGGCAGCCATAATCGGGCATATTGCAGCAGGGTCAATGATTAAACCTATTGTTATAACATCTCAACTTTTGAAAGAAGTAGCCGCTGGAGATTTCCGACATGAACACAAAGTGGATGCAAAAGGCGAAATTGGAGAAATGTTAAAGGCCTATAATGAAATGATTGTTGGATTAAGGGCTCACATTCAGGGGACAAATGCGAGTTCAGAAGAGTTAGCTCTGTCGACGGGACAGTTTTCGACAAACATCGATTATTTGGCGAAGGCAAGCGAAGAAATTACCAATGGTGTTCAAGGGGTAGCTTCCATGGTTCAACATGTTCAAGCTAACACTAAACTTATGGCAGATTCAGTGAAGAGGATGACCGAAGGAATCAGAGGGATTTCCGGTAATTCACAAGGGGTTTATGAATTATCCAATCAGACGGCTCAAAAAGCTGATTCCGGTGTTCAAAAGATAGAATCTGCGGTTAGTCAAATGAACACAATTTTAAGCCAATCCAAAGCCATGGAGAATGAAGTTATTCTCCTCGAAAACAATTCTCAGAAAGTTGGTCAAATCACTGAAGTAATTGCCGGGATAGCTGCACAGACGAATCTTCTTGCCTTAAATGCTGCTATAGAGGCAGCGAGAGCCGGTGAGAATGGGCGAGGGTTTTCTGTAGTGGCAGAGGAAGTGCGGCAACTTGCTGAAGGAGCCACTGAGGCTGCGAAGGAAATTAAAACAATCGTCAGTGAGATCCAGAATGAGATGGAAAATGTTACCAAATCCATCTTAACCGAAGCTGGTGCAATTGCAGAAGGCGCTAAGCTGGTAAAAAATGCTGGACGATCCTTTGTGGAGATTCAAGAAGCGGCCTTATTAGTGACAGATAAAGCTAAGAATATTACGACTGAAACCAAACAATTGGCCACGGAAAGCGAAGAGGTTGTCGAGACAATCGCATTATCTGAAAAGAATGTGGAGCAGGTATCTTATAATGCTCAGACTATTGCAGCCGCCACTGAACAACAGTCGGCATCGGTTCAAGAAGTTGCCGGATCAATTAGTGGTCTCCATGAAATGGCCGAGAGACTTAAAGAACTTGGCGAGAGATTTCAAGTATGA
- a CDS encoding CHASE4 domain-containing protein has protein sequence MSIRVRIFLVLIAFALIPVIIGGGITYWAVNNDLSKTEHEQATFAAQASSKTMSVIGRNMEQAVKTYGFWDESFAAFQTKDVSWIVENVNIAADDFEVDFGFTADARGTILNSFGEESYSGDITNHPLLRRAESGEKILSGIYQAQKGLAFVGVAQVLQKQGDWRKSGLYRIRSLPYRGTNRNS, from the coding sequence ATGTCTATTAGAGTTAGAATATTTCTTGTTTTAATAGCCTTTGCCTTAATTCCTGTCATAATCGGGGGCGGAATTACATATTGGGCAGTCAATAATGATTTATCTAAAACTGAGCATGAACAAGCCACCTTTGCTGCCCAGGCCTCATCCAAAACCATGTCGGTTATCGGCCGAAACATGGAGCAAGCTGTAAAGACTTATGGTTTTTGGGATGAATCCTTTGCAGCTTTTCAAACAAAAGATGTCTCTTGGATTGTCGAAAATGTAAACATTGCAGCGGATGATTTTGAGGTTGATTTTGGATTTACTGCAGATGCAAGGGGTACAATCCTGAATTCTTTTGGGGAGGAGAGTTATTCCGGTGATATAACTAATCATCCCCTCCTCAGAAGGGCAGAATCTGGTGAAAAGATATTATCCGGAATCTATCAAGCTCAAAAAGGATTAGCTTTTGTCGGTGTAGCTCAGGTTCTTCAAAAACAAGGGGACTGGAGAAAAAGCGGGCTATATCGTATTCGGTCACTACCTTACCGAGGAACAAATAGAAACAGTTAA
- a CDS encoding SCP2 sterol-binding domain-containing protein produces the protein MSARDELQELVEKMNANPQHIASEKDRIYQINLEESGPLQIVFKAGQVQVVEGAAPDAEVTLIMNEKNFSKMLKDKLNTTMAFMTGGLKVEGKMGLALKLQEIVKLYQ, from the coding sequence ATGAGCGCCAGAGATGAATTACAGGAACTTGTCGAAAAGATGAATGCCAACCCCCAACATATTGCTTCTGAAAAAGACCGCATCTATCAGATTAATCTTGAGGAAAGTGGCCCGCTGCAAATTGTGTTTAAAGCAGGTCAGGTGCAAGTTGTCGAAGGAGCTGCTCCGGATGCAGAAGTAACTTTGATAATGAACGAAAAAAACTTCTCAAAAATGTTAAAAGATAAGTTAAATACTACAATGGCCTTTATGACAGGGGGATTAAAGGTTGAAGGAAAAATGGGCCTGGCTTTAAAGCTACAGGAGATCGTGAAATTATATCAGTAG
- a CDS encoding acyl-CoA dehydratase activase, producing MRRAGLDLGSVNTKLVVLNQEERAYCQVVPSRFDSVQAGIALLKEYNERVEEKIDKLVVTGYGRVNFPEGRVITEITCQGRGCHEDFPEYPFILDLGGQDAKVIKKNSAGKIVQFIMNDKCAAGTGRFLDVILKGLDLTPAEMDLAAEAKPMAINSMCTVFAESEVITMLAKGVPKPEVVAGLFKSTAKRLSNFVQSMGQPETLIFTGGGAHYVLLVKFLEQELKGSIVIPSEPELTAAFGAALLA from the coding sequence ATGAGACGTGCCGGCTTAGATCTGGGTTCAGTTAACACTAAATTGGTGGTATTGAACCAAGAGGAAAGAGCGTACTGTCAAGTTGTACCTTCTCGCTTTGATTCGGTACAAGCCGGTATTGCCTTACTGAAAGAGTATAATGAAAGGGTAGAGGAGAAAATCGATAAGCTTGTAGTCACTGGCTATGGCAGAGTTAACTTCCCTGAGGGAAGGGTAATTACTGAGATCACCTGTCAAGGTCGAGGCTGTCACGAGGATTTTCCGGAATACCCGTTTATTCTTGATTTGGGCGGGCAGGATGCCAAGGTTATTAAGAAGAATTCAGCGGGAAAAATAGTCCAGTTCATTATGAACGATAAATGTGCCGCGGGCACAGGTCGCTTTCTGGATGTTATTCTTAAAGGGCTTGATCTAACCCCCGCAGAGATGGATTTGGCAGCAGAGGCCAAGCCAATGGCGATTAATTCTATGTGTACTGTATTTGCCGAATCTGAGGTTATTACCATGCTTGCCAAAGGGGTTCCCAAACCGGAAGTAGTTGCCGGGCTTTTTAAAAGCACTGCCAAACGCCTTTCGAATTTTGTCCAGTCCATGGGTCAGCCGGAAACCTTAATTTTCACCGGCGGTGGTGCCCATTATGTGCTGCTTGTTAAGTTCCTTGAGCAAGAGTTGAAGGGGAGTATTGTTATTCCTTCCGAACCTGAGCTTACCGCTGCTTTTGGGGCAGCTTTACTAGCCTAG
- a CDS encoding double-cubane-cluster-containing anaerobic reductase: MENRELWERLNMDLDKHDEFLAPVPQIFTELFLNRENRPTGMGYFDAVVGDVHGIRVHELYAMKEAGAKVFSTFCVYVPEEIVVATGSASIGLCAGAQFTVPSGEKVLPRNLCPLIKSTMGFKLDRICPYFQVSDWVIGETTCDGKKKAWELLNEHIPTYVMELPQKKNEKDARLWEEEVREFASFIEGETQVELTKENLAQGIEKINNKRKALQRLADLRKHNPAPIHGLDVLLINQLSFFDDPVRFAAQVNALCDELDERVKAKVGAAPADAPRILVTGTPQPLPAWKLHALIEKAGGVVVGEETCTGERYFKDLTEPADTLTDMLANISKRPLKVNCACFTPNQGRLEDIVTMAKNLKADAVIDFNLQFCQPYGVEGYFVGKEMEKQEIPFLRLESDFSEEDQGQLLTRIEALIEMIRG, from the coding sequence ATGGAGAACAGAGAGTTATGGGAACGTTTGAACATGGACCTAGATAAGCATGATGAATTTTTAGCTCCGGTGCCCCAGATATTTACTGAACTTTTTTTGAACAGAGAAAATCGTCCCACCGGAATGGGATATTTTGATGCTGTCGTGGGAGATGTCCATGGCATTCGTGTCCATGAGCTTTATGCCATGAAAGAAGCCGGCGCTAAGGTATTCTCTACCTTTTGTGTCTACGTCCCTGAAGAAATTGTCGTAGCAACCGGCAGTGCCAGTATCGGTTTATGTGCCGGTGCCCAGTTTACGGTTCCCTCAGGGGAAAAGGTTCTGCCACGCAACCTATGTCCGCTTATTAAGTCAACAATGGGCTTCAAATTAGATCGAATTTGCCCGTATTTTCAGGTTTCCGATTGGGTCATTGGTGAGACTACCTGTGATGGCAAGAAGAAGGCCTGGGAACTCTTAAATGAACATATCCCAACCTACGTAATGGAACTTCCTCAAAAGAAAAATGAGAAGGATGCACGTCTTTGGGAAGAAGAAGTACGAGAATTTGCCTCCTTTATCGAAGGTGAGACCCAAGTTGAATTAACTAAAGAAAATCTTGCTCAAGGAATAGAGAAGATTAACAATAAGCGGAAAGCTCTGCAAAGGTTGGCAGATCTAAGAAAACACAATCCTGCTCCTATACATGGCTTAGATGTTCTACTAATAAATCAACTTTCGTTCTTTGATGATCCGGTACGTTTTGCGGCTCAAGTTAATGCTTTATGTGATGAGCTTGATGAGCGGGTTAAGGCCAAAGTTGGAGCAGCCCCGGCTGATGCACCACGAATTTTAGTGACGGGTACTCCCCAACCTCTCCCGGCCTGGAAGCTGCATGCTTTAATTGAAAAGGCTGGGGGAGTGGTCGTTGGGGAAGAGACTTGTACTGGGGAACGTTATTTTAAAGATCTGACAGAACCCGCAGATACCCTTACAGATATGCTAGCAAACATCTCCAAGCGCCCATTGAAGGTGAATTGTGCTTGCTTCACTCCTAATCAAGGTCGCTTGGAGGATATCGTAACGATGGCTAAGAACTTAAAGGCAGATGCAGTGATAGATTTCAACCTGCAGTTCTGCCAGCCTTATGGCGTGGAAGGTTATTTCGTTGGGAAAGAAATGGAGAAGCAAGAAATACCTTTCTTGCGTTTAGAAAGTGACTTTTCTGAAGAAGATCAAGGCCAACTACTGACTAGGATTGAAGCCCTGATAGAGATGATCCGGGGATGA
- a CDS encoding tRNA (adenine(22)-N(1))-methyltransferase, translated as MTVSVSLGPRLQAVASLVPEGSILGDIGTDHAYLPIFLYETEKIAKAVAIDVHEGPYKSALTAVKSRKLGDSLDVRFGDGLMPLEVGEVNTLTLAGMGGRTMLEIFSARPDVMKGISNLILQPQGAEGAVRLTLLEQGWKLGFERLVEEDERIYVVMAFSKESGWGLDELQERETVWAQRLYPLAEKEQMTEKEFQSIVHILVWQFGPLILEGHKELLTKQFNEYRDRLLIQMKQMKKSNSPEIIEKIREVSYKLTLVEGLSSWQ; from the coding sequence ATGACAGTATCAGTTAGTTTAGGTCCCCGTCTTCAGGCGGTAGCCTCCTTAGTACCCGAGGGTTCAATCCTAGGAGATATAGGGACAGATCATGCCTATTTGCCGATCTTCCTTTATGAGACCGAAAAGATTGCTAAAGCAGTGGCTATAGACGTACATGAAGGGCCTTATAAATCTGCTTTAACTGCAGTGAAAAGTCGTAAACTTGGAGACTCTCTCGACGTTAGATTTGGTGATGGGTTAATGCCCCTGGAGGTTGGGGAAGTGAATACCTTGACCCTTGCCGGAATGGGCGGCAGAACTATGTTAGAGATTTTTTCTGCTCGACCGGATGTTATGAAGGGGATTTCTAACCTTATCCTTCAACCTCAGGGTGCCGAAGGGGCTGTTCGCTTAACTTTATTAGAGCAAGGATGGAAGTTAGGGTTTGAGAGGTTAGTAGAAGAAGATGAGAGAATTTATGTTGTAATGGCTTTTTCTAAGGAATCGGGATGGGGCTTAGATGAACTTCAAGAGAGAGAAACGGTTTGGGCACAGCGTCTATACCCTCTGGCAGAGAAAGAGCAGATGACGGAGAAGGAGTTTCAAAGTATAGTACATATATTGGTTTGGCAGTTTGGCCCACTGATTTTGGAAGGACATAAAGAGCTTTTAACTAAGCAATTCAACGAATATCGTGACAGATTGTTGATCCAAATGAAACAGATGAAAAAATCCAACAGTCCGGAGATTATCGAGAAGATCAGAGAAGTTTCATATAAATTGACATTAGTGGAGGGATTGAGTTCATGGCAGTAA